A window of the Ostrea edulis chromosome 1, xbOstEdul1.1, whole genome shotgun sequence genome harbors these coding sequences:
- the LOC125664478 gene encoding uncharacterized protein LOC125664478 isoform X1, whose translation MASITTKPSCNRQGNVCCYNHYLGPTSNICSECHHGYYGLNCKQKCGSGFYGRLCRSSCECPATECNHVTGCINGLRSTQTSESTQYTSTVGIIRNTYNPIRVYSAPSPADRHHHTDWASVSGSLIGSLAILFLIGCLIYFRHTISMPDRKSIRRIFLSCRDSERNRRQIQGQDIELSAVSPSRLCRRDRGVNVEPSYPQYSGTCPEQCVNTVCEDPREKGYSSSTEPRNISKYNTYQKSTFRSDYDHVNLKTKLSSVIQSFDKEFEVIYNDNDEFDIHMDRKNGQCGSEHHDGYTHNSMTLPRCLKHVTEKKTMTLGSLSLCHISSAIDLRKSESGGENSKKYRTREDDQCATSNISLHVHTPVRPYSLVHALSCDDLRAEEEVNKDTKLFKVATPELGKTLNGRPYSFANSMK comes from the exons ATGGCATCTATTACTACAAAGCCATCTTGCAATAG ACAGGGTAATGTGTGTTGTTATAACCACTATCTTGGTCCAACCAGTAACATCTGCTCCG AATGTCATCATGGATATTATGGATTGAACTGTAAGCAGAAATGTGGAAGTGGGTTTTACGGACGTTTGTGTAGAAGTTCATGCGAGTGTCCTGCGACAGAATGTAATCACGTGACAGGATGCATCAATGGTTTGA ggTCTACTCAAACATCAGAGTCTACACAATACACATCAACTGTGGGGATCATAAGAAATACTTATAACCCAATTAGGGTATATTCCGCGCCGTCACCAGCAGACAGACATCATCACACCGACTGGGCATCTGTAAGCGGTTCATTGATTGGTTCCCTTGCAATACTCTTTCTCATTGGATGTCTCATATATTTCCG TCATACGATCAGTATGCCAGATCGGAAAAGTATTCGACGGATCTTTCTTAGTTGTAGAGACTCAG AGAGAAACCGGCGACAAATACAAGGACAAGATATCGAACTATCCGCTGTATCTCCAAGCCGTCTGTGTCGACGAGATAGGGGTGTCAACGTTGAACCCAGTTACCCACAATACAGCGGCACTTGTCCGGAACAATGTGTAAATACAGTTTGTGAAGATCCGCGTGAAAAGGGATATTCAAGCTCTACTGAACCCAGAAACATCTCGAAATACAATACATATCAAAAATCCACATTTCGATCTGATTATGACCACGTCAATCTTAAAACGAAATTAAGTTCTGTAATACAGTCGTTCGACAAGGAATTTGAAGTCATATATAATGACAATGatgaatttgatatacatatggACAGAAAGAATGGGCAGTGCGGATCTGAACATCATGACGGATACACCCACAATTCTATGACATTACCCAGGTGTTTGAAACACGTGACAGAAAAGAAAACCATGACTTTGGGGTCACTTAGTTTGTGTCACATATCGTCGGCGATCGACCTCAGGAAAAGCGAATCAGGGGGAGAAAACTCCAAGAAGTATCGTACACGAGAAGACGACCAGTGTGCAACATCTAACATCAGTCTTCACGTACACACACCAGTCAGGCCGTACAGTTTAGTCCATGCTTTGTCATGTGACGATTTACGCGCAGAAGAGGAGGTGAACAAAGACACAAAACTTTTCAAGGTTGCTACACCTGAACTAGGAAAAACCTTAAATGGGAGACCGTACAGCTTTGCAAATTCAATGAAATAA
- the LOC125664478 gene encoding multiple epidermal growth factor-like domains protein 10 isoform X2: MASITTKPSCNRQGNVCCYNHYLGPTSNICSECHHGYYGLNCKQKCGSGFYGRLCRSSCECPATECNHVTGCINGLIIRSVCQIGKVFDGSFLVVETQRETGDKYKDKISNYPLYLQAVCVDEIGVSTLNPVTHNTAALVRNNV; the protein is encoded by the exons ATGGCATCTATTACTACAAAGCCATCTTGCAATAG ACAGGGTAATGTGTGTTGTTATAACCACTATCTTGGTCCAACCAGTAACATCTGCTCCG AATGTCATCATGGATATTATGGATTGAACTGTAAGCAGAAATGTGGAAGTGGGTTTTACGGACGTTTGTGTAGAAGTTCATGCGAGTGTCCTGCGACAGAATGTAATCACGTGACAGGATGCATCAATGGTTTGA TCATACGATCAGTATGCCAGATCGGAAAAGTATTCGACGGATCTTTCTTAGTTGTAGAGACTCAG AGAGAAACCGGCGACAAATACAAGGACAAGATATCGAACTATCCGCTGTATCTCCAAGCCGTCTGTGTCGACGAGATAGGGGTGTCAACGTTGAACCCAGTTACCCACAATACAGCGGCACTTGTCCGGAACAATGTGTAA
- the LOC125664471 gene encoding uncharacterized protein LOC125664471 gives MDARVLVQIWYIMAEILRQGEGSSKDECNKFNSTCCYNQFFDTDTDSCVECALGSFGWNCDEQCINGFYGFLCKRECKCDAHLCDSARGCTTSDHEYNTNETTSFNNTTVEAISHLTMPPNDSTVEVISYSTMSPNDSTVKSISKEAGPTEVPDKNVQTKFRFNPTRIIHPREDFPNIHSYHHDSNQWMSVSFLLIGSLATIFIFGILVYLRTTKRCNYRSYHPRLGDNVIQQDVDDEDPADTTLAAEEQSDDYAEIRYSQFNVCSGTFPQFHNSSCASGEIGACGIGLVTKQNVYDRYDNDCEYSRLQLRKKQSRIINQDGTQKQGFINQDEEVYVSLKPSDITDSPFMKANTLPRNSRINIGENKQNTEFSHDIIRSTSESKLFEFEKDSPKPVTRMEGSMAREIQRNDTKIDVEDRPYSLVKLLDISE, from the exons atggaTGCACGAGTTCTTGTTCAGATTTGGTATATTATGGCGGAGATCTTGCGTCAGGGAGAAGGATCTAGTAAGGATGAGTGTAacaa GTTTAACTCTACTTGCTGTTACAATCAATTTTTCGATACTGACACTGACAGCTGTGTAG AATGTGCGCTGGGTAGCTTTGGGTGGAATTGTGATGAACAATGCATTAATGGATTTTACGGCTTTCTTTGCAAACGTGAATGCAAATGTGATGCTCACCTTTGCGATTCAGCTAGAGGGTGTACAACAT CTGATCATGAGTACAACACTAATGAAACAACATCTTTCAATAATACAACAGTTGAGGCCATCTCACACTTAACAATGCCTCCCAACGATTCAACGGTTGAGGTCATCTCATACTCAACAATGTCTCCCAACGATTCAACGGTGAAGTCCATCTCAAAGGAAGCAGGACCGACAGAGGTCCCAGATAAAAATGTTCAGACAAAATTTAGATTCAACCCGACACGCATCATACACCCTAGAGAGGATTTTCCCAACATACATTCATATCATCATGACAGCAATCAATGGATGTCAGTTTCCTTCCTTTTAATTGGTTCTCTAGCTACAATTTTCATATTTGGGATTCTGGTTTATCTACGGACAACTAAACG GTGTAATTATCGTTCCTATCACCCCAGACTAG GTGATAATGTTATTCAACAAGACGTTGATGATGAAGACCCCGCCGATACGACTTTAGCTGCGGAGGAACAGTCGGATGACTACGCTGAAATTCGCTACTCACAATTTAATGTTTGTAGTGGTACTTTTCcacaatttcataattcatcTTGTGCGAGTGGCGAAATTGGGGCTTGTGGAATCGGACTTGTAACAAAACAAAACGTTTACGATAGATATGATAACGATTGTGAGTATAGCCGTCTCCAGCTCAGGAAAAAGCAAAGTAGAATTATTAATCAGGACGGAACACAAAAACAAGGGTTCATAAACCAAGACGAGGAAgtgtatgtttcattgaaacCATCAGACATAACGGATTCTCCCTTCATGAAAGCAAACACTTTACCTCGGAATTCTCGTATCAACATTggtgaaaataaacaaaacacagaATTTTCTCATGATATCATTCGTAGTACTTCAGAGAGCAAACTGTTTGAGTTTGAGAAAGATTCTCCAAAACCTGTCACACGAATGGAAGGTTCTATGGCAAGAGAAATACAAAGGAACGATACAAAGATTGACGTTGAAGACAGACCATATAGTCTTGTTAAGTTGTTGGATATTTCAGAATAG
- the LOC125664563 gene encoding uncharacterized protein LOC125664563 gives MDVRVIVQLAEIMCQGVRSHQDDCRTSNSTCCYNYYFDKGTGRCVECALGSFGSNCKESCVSGYYGYLCKIKCECEAHHCDPVTGCTEYVHEYNTGETMSPNNSTVEIITQEEGPIDNAHVREGVHEDKHSDHHNTNQWMPVSFLLIGSLATMSIVGILIYLRTTRRCKIGSRYPELDGINVEQEVDDENPADTTLAEEEQTDDYAEIRYSQFNDCSTTLRKFNNSTCTGGEIGACGIGNRTIQNVYDRYDNGCEYSRLQLGKKQSRIISQDGTQKLGDINQDEEVYVSLKPSDITNSPFTKANTLPRNSRINIDENEKNTEFSHDIIRSTSESKLIDFQKDSLKPVTRMEVSMTREIQREDTMVDFEGRPYSLVKFLDIAE, from the exons atggaTGTACGTGTTATTGTTCAGCTGGCGGAGATTATGTGTCAGGGAGTGAGATCTCATCAGGATGATTGTCGCAC GTCGAACTCTACTTGCTGTTACAATTATTATTTCGATAAAGGAACTGGCAGGTGTGTAG AATGTGCGCTGGGCAGCTTTGGGTCGAATTGTAAAGAAAGCTGTGTTAGTGGATACTACGGTTATCTGTGCAAAATAAAATGCGAATGTGAAGCTCATCATTGTGACCCGGTTACTGGGTGCACAGAAT ATGTTCATGAGTACAACACTGGTGAAACAATGTCTCCCAACAATTCAACGGTGGAGATCATCACACAGGAAGAAGGGCCGATAGACAATGCACATGTTAGAGAGGGCGTTCATGAAGACAAACATTCAGATCATCACAACACCAATCAATGGATGCCAGTTAGCTTCCTTCTGATTGGTTCTCTAGCTACAATGTCCATCGTTGGAATTCTGATATATCTTCGGACAACAAGACG GTGTAAAATTGGTTCCAGATACCCCGAACTAG ATGGTATTAACGTCGAACAAGAAGTTGATGATGAAAACCCCGCCGATACGACTCTAGCTGAGGAGGAGCAGACGGACGACTACGCTGAAATTCGATACTCACAATTTAATGATTGTAGCACTACATTAAGAAAATTTAATAATTCCACATGTACAGGAGGCGAAATCGGGGCTTGTGGAATCGGAAATCGAACAATACAGAACGTATACGATAGATATGATAACGGTTGTGAGTATAGCCGTCTCCAGCTCGGGAAAAAGCAAAGTAGAATTATCAGTCAGGACGGAACACAGAAACTGGGGGACATAAACCAAGACGAGGAAGTGTATGTGTCATTAAAACCATCAGACATAACGAATTCTCCCTTCACAAAAGCTAACACTTTACCTCGGAATTCTCGTATCAacattgatgaaaatgaaaaaaacacagAATTTTCTCATGATATCATTCGCAGTACTTCAGAAAGCAAACTGATTGATTTTCAGAAAGATTCCCTGAAACCTGTAACACGTATGGAAGTTTCTATGACAAGAGAAATACAAAGAGAAGATACAATGGTTGACTTTGAAGGCAGACCATATAGTCTTGTTAAGTTCTTGGATATTGCAGAATAG